A single region of the Oenococcus kitaharae DSM 17330 genome encodes:
- a CDS encoding DUF1273 domain-containing protein: MKKRLWITGYRSFELGAFNDQDPKVQVVKRAIKDDLVDEIENNDLEWLITSGQLGVEQWASETAIDLKKTFPTLKIAIMLPFSDFGSQWNPEHQSALLNLRSQVDFSQSLTQEGYKSPIQLRNFQQFMLTHTDEALMVYDPENTGKADYDYKAIKEYQGKHPDYTLKLIDFDMLTDLSEEMEEERREW; this comes from the coding sequence ATGAAAAAACGCCTATGGATTACAGGATATCGCAGTTTTGAACTCGGCGCTTTTAATGATCAGGATCCCAAGGTTCAGGTGGTTAAGCGTGCAATCAAAGATGATCTTGTCGATGAAATCGAAAATAATGACTTAGAATGGCTGATTACAAGCGGTCAGTTAGGGGTCGAACAATGGGCCAGCGAGACAGCCATTGACTTAAAAAAGACCTTTCCTACACTTAAAATCGCGATTATGCTGCCTTTTTCTGACTTTGGTTCGCAATGGAACCCCGAACATCAGAGTGCTTTATTGAATTTGCGAAGCCAAGTTGATTTTTCTCAGTCACTAACTCAGGAAGGCTATAAGAGCCCGATTCAGTTGCGCAATTTCCAGCAGTTTATGCTCACACACACAGACGAAGCCTTAATGGTCTATGACCCGGAGAATACGGGCAAAGCTGATTACGATTACAAAGCTATCAAAGAATACCAGGGTAAACATCCTGACTATACTTTAAAATTGATTGATTTCGATATGCTGACTGACCTTTCGGAGGAGATGGAAGAAGAACGCAGAGAATGGTAG
- a CDS encoding C39 family peptidase: MKSSWKNTQPGEEKYFVLGVENIDQNAYSAINGCEAASLLAALHFVGKAREFDYPAFLDTMPIDPDGNPYKGFGGSPFKNTPGKLEAIFIDPLVRWGSLFGSLTALPGAELNDLLKIVKFGWPLLTYVSIGFAPFGEEDFSFGHELTNNHAVVLDGYSESYVHLSDPIDGQYWLLKSRFKERYDVRKWAVKIA; encoded by the coding sequence ATGAAATCTAGTTGGAAAAATACACAACCGGGAGAGGAAAAATATTTCGTCCTCGGGGTTGAAAACATTGATCAAAATGCCTATTCAGCTATTAACGGTTGTGAAGCAGCTAGTTTGCTGGCTGCTTTGCATTTTGTCGGCAAAGCTCGTGAATTTGATTATCCGGCTTTTTTGGACACGATGCCGATCGATCCGGACGGCAATCCCTATAAAGGTTTTGGCGGATCGCCTTTTAAAAATACGCCCGGCAAGCTAGAAGCTATATTTATCGATCCCTTAGTCAGATGGGGCTCTCTTTTTGGATCGTTAACAGCGTTGCCAGGCGCCGAACTGAATGATTTATTGAAAATTGTAAAATTCGGATGGCCGCTACTGACCTATGTTTCGATTGGCTTTGCACCTTTTGGTGAAGAAGATTTTTCATTCGGCCATGAATTGACAAATAACCATGCCGTCGTCCTGGATGGTTATTCAGAAAGCTATGTGCATCTGTCCGACCCGATTGATGGTCAATATTGGCTGTTAAAAAGTCGTTTTAAAGAACGCTATGATGTCAGAAAATGGGCAGTCAAGATCGCATAA
- the pepF gene encoding oligoendopeptidase F produces MAELKARSEFDEKEKWDLRPLFADENAFLREISDSLDQINEFKKNFQGHLNTFDDFDKALKIYEQIAIDIDHIANYGFMPQTSDFSDEKYGEIAHAAQDYTTKASVELSFWDDALVKADDSVLDEIGQNPRYAALLRHTKITKKTYLGDAVEKTISNLQNALNTPYDVYTKLRAGDYHMADFTAHGKTYKNSFVTYENFYQNDADAEIREKSFRSFSAGLRANENAAAAAYLNQVINEKTLATMRGYDSVFDYLLAPQEVDRSMFDRQIDLIMNDFAPVAQKYLKHVAQVNHLSKMTFADWKLDLDPDLNPEVSIEDGYNYVMNATAQLGDEYTETIKPFLKDRWVDFPANTGKDSGGYTTFPYGTHPYILMSWTGRLSDVYTLVHEIGHAGQGSLSAKNQSYYNYEPSTYFVEGPSTFNELLLSDYLENQSDDPRTKRFALAHRLSDTYFHNFITHLTEAAFQREVYTLIDEGKSFNADRLNQIMKGVLSKFWGDAVEIDDDAALTWMRQAHYYMGLYSYTYSAGLTISTQGFINLKKDPEKGRKAWLNFLKLGGSKAPIEAAKVAGVDVTTDAALKNTIQFLSDTVDRIIAYADEI; encoded by the coding sequence ATGGCTGAATTAAAAGCGCGTTCGGAGTTTGATGAGAAGGAAAAATGGGATTTACGGCCTTTGTTTGCCGATGAAAATGCCTTTTTGAGAGAAATCAGCGACAGTCTGGACCAAATCAACGAATTCAAGAAAAATTTTCAAGGGCATCTCAACACTTTTGATGATTTCGATAAGGCCCTCAAGATTTATGAACAGATTGCAATTGATATCGATCATATTGCAAACTATGGTTTTATGCCGCAGACCTCAGATTTTTCCGATGAAAAATACGGTGAAATCGCGCATGCTGCACAGGATTACACGACCAAAGCAAGTGTTGAGCTCAGCTTTTGGGATGATGCACTCGTCAAAGCTGATGACAGTGTCCTAGATGAGATTGGCCAAAATCCAAGGTACGCGGCCTTGCTTCGACACACGAAAATCACAAAAAAAACATATCTGGGCGATGCAGTTGAAAAGACTATTTCTAATTTGCAGAATGCTTTGAATACGCCTTATGACGTATACACAAAACTGCGTGCCGGCGATTATCATATGGCTGATTTTACGGCTCATGGCAAGACATATAAAAACTCATTTGTTACCTATGAGAACTTCTATCAGAATGATGCCGATGCCGAGATTCGAGAGAAGTCTTTTCGCTCATTTTCGGCTGGCTTGCGCGCCAACGAAAATGCTGCTGCAGCAGCTTACCTAAACCAAGTTATTAATGAAAAAACCTTGGCCACTATGCGCGGGTATGATTCAGTTTTTGATTATTTGTTGGCCCCTCAGGAAGTTGACCGCAGCATGTTTGACCGCCAAATCGATTTGATCATGAATGATTTTGCGCCGGTCGCTCAAAAGTATTTAAAACATGTTGCCCAAGTTAATCATTTATCCAAAATGACTTTTGCCGATTGGAAACTGGATCTGGATCCTGATTTGAATCCTGAAGTCAGCATCGAAGATGGTTATAACTACGTCATGAATGCCACTGCCCAATTGGGCGATGAGTACACGGAGACAATCAAGCCTTTCTTAAAAGACCGCTGGGTGGATTTTCCAGCCAACACAGGTAAAGATTCTGGTGGTTATACGACCTTCCCCTATGGCACACATCCCTACATTCTAATGAGTTGGACTGGGCGCCTGTCAGATGTCTATACATTGGTACACGAAATCGGCCACGCCGGGCAAGGCAGCTTGTCAGCAAAGAATCAAAGTTATTATAACTATGAACCTTCGACCTACTTTGTCGAAGGCCCCTCGACTTTTAACGAATTGCTGCTGTCTGATTATTTGGAAAATCAATCAGATGATCCACGGACAAAACGTTTCGCCCTGGCTCACCGCTTAAGTGACACTTATTTCCATAATTTCATTACGCATCTAACTGAGGCCGCCTTCCAGCGCGAAGTCTACACGCTGATTGACGAAGGCAAATCCTTTAATGCCGATCGTTTGAATCAGATCATGAAAGGCGTTTTGTCTAAATTCTGGGGCGATGCAGTTGAAATTGATGATGATGCAGCTTTGACTTGGATGCGCCAGGCTCACTACTACATGGGCCTTTATTCTTATACCTATTCAGCTGGCTTGACGATCTCGACACAAGGCTTCATTAATTTGAAAAAAGATCCCGAAAAGGGCCGCAAGGCTTGGCTGAATTTCCTGAAATTAGGCGGTTCTAAAGCGCCAATCGAAGCTGCAAAAGTCGCCGGAGTTGATGTCACTACGGATGCTGCTTTGAAAAACACGATTCAATTCTTATCTGATACCGTTGATCGGATTATTGCTTACGCAGATGAAATCTAG
- a CDS encoding NAD(P)/FAD-dependent oxidoreductase, with product MANKKIVIVGTGFAAVYAAKKLARHFKKHSGIDLIIISQSSDLASFATLRGIATDRLLVGKSGYDLQNIFHAGKNVQIVTDQLLSVDFANKKIITSNGPFSYDFLILSADDASEKEPVPGISQAAFRLTNTDQALSLRNNVQTSIHLGAVATDLEKRRSLLSISVIGAGYKGLQIMADLINWRDRLALENRIDPTEIQLSLIDKQKDPLDRFPEKLKQKINAYLKDNQVRLLSNAEVVSAGPGYVDLFDGKKLFASTVIWSADDPNNWLNGIFGLQSSNAGHISIKPTGQSLADPAIYVIGSHISINDQGDNQEPLSLAGDDIAIKQSVKTVAKNVASAIKHKDKLQLMKDKSVQQTLSLKKKLTIATTKSGKQISGLHARWIQKRNVLAFFLHIGSFYYQWQWLTKKAVNRNILQGTRRTVWGLAARLFLALIWLVAGLSLVAQTQPALADHLPTFVLGDFLLRTNFDSGLHAVVTILIFTISVSLFLGFFTWLSALFSILLLVFLVLNHAFIWSYIWVFPMTLAIMNGSGRILGLDKYWLPWLGKTYYRLRYGRPKLLYRDENIK from the coding sequence TTGGCAAATAAAAAAATTGTGATTGTTGGCACGGGTTTTGCGGCAGTGTATGCTGCCAAAAAATTAGCAAGGCATTTTAAAAAACATTCAGGCATCGATCTGATCATCATCAGTCAATCCTCGGATCTGGCCTCTTTTGCAACCTTACGCGGTATTGCCACCGATCGCCTCTTGGTCGGTAAAAGCGGTTACGATCTGCAAAACATTTTTCATGCCGGTAAGAATGTACAAATCGTCACGGATCAGCTTTTGTCTGTCGACTTTGCCAACAAGAAAATTATCACCAGCAACGGCCCATTTAGTTACGACTTTTTGATTTTATCAGCTGATGACGCGTCAGAAAAAGAGCCGGTACCGGGAATTAGCCAGGCCGCTTTTCGCCTGACAAACACTGACCAGGCTCTCAGTCTGAGAAACAATGTACAGACCAGCATTCATTTGGGTGCTGTTGCCACTGACCTGGAAAAACGCCGTTCGCTGCTGTCTATTTCTGTGATCGGAGCCGGTTACAAGGGTTTGCAGATCATGGCTGATTTAATCAATTGGCGAGACAGACTGGCTTTAGAAAATAGAATCGATCCTACTGAAATTCAGCTGTCATTAATTGATAAACAAAAAGATCCGCTTGATCGTTTTCCGGAAAAACTGAAGCAAAAAATCAATGCCTATCTGAAGGATAACCAGGTCAGGCTTTTATCAAACGCTGAAGTCGTCTCAGCCGGCCCGGGTTATGTTGATTTATTCGATGGCAAAAAACTGTTTGCCTCAACTGTCATTTGGTCCGCCGATGATCCGAATAATTGGCTGAATGGCATTTTTGGTTTGCAATCGAGCAATGCCGGCCATATCTCAATCAAGCCCACAGGCCAATCCTTAGCTGACCCTGCTATCTATGTCATCGGTAGTCATATTAGCATCAATGACCAAGGCGACAATCAAGAACCATTGTCGCTGGCTGGCGACGACATCGCTATCAAGCAATCTGTTAAAACAGTCGCGAAAAACGTCGCATCAGCGATCAAGCATAAGGACAAGCTTCAGCTAATGAAAGATAAATCAGTTCAGCAAACACTGTCTTTAAAAAAGAAGCTGACTATCGCGACAACAAAAAGCGGCAAACAAATATCCGGATTGCATGCACGCTGGATACAAAAAAGAAATGTTCTCGCCTTTTTCTTACATATCGGCAGCTTTTATTATCAATGGCAGTGGCTGACTAAAAAGGCCGTTAATCGAAACATCCTTCAAGGAACCAGACGTACTGTGTGGGGATTGGCAGCACGCCTGTTTCTCGCTTTAATTTGGCTAGTTGCCGGGCTTAGTCTCGTTGCCCAAACGCAGCCAGCACTAGCTGATCATTTACCAACATTTGTGCTGGGCGATTTTTTGCTGCGAACCAATTTTGATTCAGGCTTGCATGCTGTTGTGACGATTTTGATCTTCACAATTTCAGTCAGTCTATTCTTAGGATTTTTCACATGGCTCTCGGCTCTGTTTTCAATCCTACTGTTAGTCTTTTTAGTCCTGAATCACGCTTTTATCTGGTCATATATATGGGTTTTTCCGATGACACTAGCCATCATGAATGGATCCGGACGCATTTTAGGCCTTGATAAATATTGGCTTCCGTGGTTGGGTAAAACATACTATCGCCTGCGTTACGGCCGTCCCAAGCTGCTTTATCGAGATGAAAACATCAAATAA
- a CDS encoding THUMP domain-containing class I SAM-dependent RNA methyltransferase translates to MDNFNLIATCGQGIESLVAKELKNLGYATRTENGFVRFSGTQRDILKTNLWLRTADRVKILVGEFHTLRFDDLFESVKALPWSEFINWDDEFPVAEAHSHDSQLFSVPDIQRITKKAIVEALRAQTGHDDLPETGQYVGIDIRIDKNNVRIMIDTSGESLFKRGYRTEHGGAPLKENFAAALILLTNWFTDNPFVDPVCGSGTIPIEAALIGKNIAPGMNRRFQIEDWGWFDKKISDDVRDEADSLANYDQELDISGYDIDGNMIRISKENARKAGLYNDITFKQLAVKDWSTDKLNGIIVANPPYGQRLGELEDARKLYEQMGEIYNNMPTWSEYILTSDEDFEHFYGQRATKKRKLYNGPIRTDLYQFWGKKIR, encoded by the coding sequence ATGGATAATTTTAATTTAATCGCGACTTGCGGACAAGGGATTGAATCTCTGGTTGCTAAAGAACTGAAAAATTTAGGTTATGCAACTAGGACGGAAAACGGATTTGTTCGTTTTTCCGGCACGCAGCGGGATATTTTAAAAACAAATCTTTGGCTGCGAACGGCTGACCGTGTCAAAATTCTGGTCGGCGAATTTCATACTTTGCGTTTTGACGACTTATTTGAATCAGTTAAAGCTCTGCCTTGGAGCGAATTTATCAATTGGGATGATGAATTTCCGGTCGCTGAAGCACACAGCCATGATTCACAGCTTTTTAGTGTGCCGGACATTCAGCGAATCACGAAAAAGGCAATTGTTGAAGCTTTAAGAGCTCAGACGGGACATGACGACTTGCCGGAAACAGGTCAGTATGTTGGTATTGATATTCGAATCGATAAAAATAATGTCCGGATTATGATTGATACCAGCGGTGAATCTTTGTTTAAACGCGGCTACCGGACTGAACATGGTGGTGCACCGTTAAAGGAAAATTTTGCCGCAGCTTTGATACTGCTCACTAATTGGTTTACCGACAATCCTTTTGTTGACCCAGTTTGCGGTTCAGGGACAATTCCAATCGAAGCAGCCTTGATTGGTAAAAATATCGCTCCGGGCATGAATCGCCGTTTCCAAATTGAAGATTGGGGCTGGTTTGACAAAAAAATCAGCGACGATGTGCGTGATGAAGCTGATAGCCTTGCAAATTATGATCAAGAACTGGATATCAGCGGATACGATATTGACGGCAACATGATCCGTATTTCCAAGGAAAACGCGAGAAAAGCCGGCCTATATAACGACATCACCTTTAAGCAGCTGGCTGTTAAGGATTGGTCCACTGATAAATTGAACGGCATTATCGTTGCTAACCCGCCCTATGGCCAGCGGCTAGGGGAGCTGGAAGATGCACGGAAACTTTATGAGCAAATGGGTGAGATTTATAATAACATGCCGACTTGGAGCGAATATATCCTCACTAGCGATGAAGATTTTGAACATTTTTATGGTCAGCGCGCAACTAAAAAACGTAAATTATATAACGGCCCAATTCGGACAGACCTCTACCAGTTTTGGGGCAAAAAAATTCGCTAA
- a CDS encoding EbsA family protein — translation MKKKRLITFYQDLNFKGQMSLIWLGIFVFITLIVQLEFSRLAFTAFVIWAVLVLTLLFYFLRLRLLIDDDHILFQSIFVGNDLEIDIKNLVITRLDLKKRLVEFNFEDQHYRIWTSKKAINYFQKIEQQNHQNTDSHN, via the coding sequence ATGAAAAAGAAGCGTTTAATTACTTTTTACCAGGACTTGAATTTTAAAGGCCAGATGAGTCTCATTTGGCTGGGTATCTTTGTTTTCATCACTCTGATTGTCCAGCTGGAATTTTCACGTCTGGCATTCACGGCTTTTGTGATTTGGGCAGTACTCGTGCTGACTCTGCTCTTCTATTTTCTACGCTTACGATTATTGATCGATGATGACCATATTTTGTTTCAAAGCATTTTTGTCGGTAATGATTTAGAGATTGATATTAAGAATTTGGTGATCACGCGGCTGGACTTAAAGAAAAGACTAGTTGAATTCAATTTTGAAGATCAGCATTACCGAATTTGGACCAGCAAAAAAGCGATCAATTATTTCCAGAAAATCGAGCAGCAAAACCATCAAAACACTGACAGTCACAATTAA
- a CDS encoding RluA family pseudouridine synthase: MKTLTVTIKNEKGRLDKVLSEKIADASRSRIDQLIKESYVTVNGESRASKYQVNPDDKIQVTFPQSKPLSLTAENIPLDIVYEDDDLLVVNKPAGMVVHPSAGHADHTLVNALLAHAPLSTINGEFRPGIVHRIDKDTSGLLMVAKNNFAHEKLSAQLKLHKTGRKYLAIVHGRFSEKSGTINAPIGRDPKNRQKQAVVAGGREAVTHFTVLEQFDNFALIQAVLETGRTHQIRVHMAFIGHPVAADPLYGPKKTLPGKGQFLHAASLALTQPHTGKELVFTAPLPEEFQNMLTKLRNMSH, from the coding sequence ATCAAAACACTGACAGTCACAATTAAAAATGAGAAGGGTCGCTTGGACAAAGTCCTTTCCGAGAAAATTGCCGATGCTTCCCGCAGCCGGATTGATCAGCTAATTAAAGAAAGTTACGTCACAGTAAACGGGGAAAGCCGCGCTTCTAAGTATCAAGTAAACCCTGACGACAAGATTCAGGTCACGTTTCCCCAAAGCAAGCCCTTATCTTTAACGGCTGAAAACATACCGCTTGATATTGTTTATGAGGATGATGATCTGCTGGTTGTCAACAAACCAGCCGGGATGGTTGTGCACCCAAGTGCTGGACACGCTGACCACACCTTGGTTAATGCACTTTTGGCTCACGCACCTCTGTCAACAATCAACGGCGAATTTCGTCCCGGGATCGTGCACCGTATTGATAAAGATACAAGCGGCCTTTTAATGGTTGCAAAAAATAATTTTGCCCACGAAAAATTATCCGCACAATTAAAATTACATAAAACAGGACGAAAATATCTCGCGATTGTACATGGCCGCTTTTCCGAAAAAAGCGGCACAATTAATGCACCGATTGGCCGTGATCCTAAGAACCGTCAAAAACAAGCTGTTGTTGCCGGCGGGCGAGAAGCGGTTACACATTTTACGGTATTGGAACAGTTTGACAACTTCGCTTTGATTCAGGCCGTCTTAGAGACTGGCCGCACCCATCAAATTAGAGTACACATGGCTTTTATCGGCCATCCAGTCGCGGCAGACCCGCTATACGGCCCAAAAAAAACATTGCCAGGAAAGGGCCAATTCCTGCATGCAGCAAGCCTGGCTTTGACGCAACCACACACAGGAAAAGAGCTTGTATTCACGGCACCTTTACCTGAAGAGTTTCAAAATATGCTGACAAAATTGAGAAATATGTCGCATTAA
- a CDS encoding Rqc2 family fibronectin-binding protein, which produces MAFDGLFLHAMTKELNKELAGGRISKIAFPFPYEIILTVRSFGKNRKLLLSAHPVMARAQITQVDFENPIIAPNFVMVLRRYLQGGKIIQFKQVENDRILEILVANANEIGDAVSYRIVLEIMGRHSNIFLLDAENKIVELIKHVPAFENRVRVLMPGAQYERPPKQDLIDPFKSSEFTSSDPKVLFQHYQGMSALSAQEAAQAAYLPDWFKKFDQAEPTMTKNGSKSEFTVFPYQTLTGEKKQFSLLSDLLDNFYAESANESRVHALSSQIDQVVKNELHKNRRKLTRLNGDLMKTDQAEDDRINGELLTAFQQQVTHGAKTVTLKNYYDGQDRKIQLDPKISANANAQKYFTKYQKLKKSVKHLNEQIALTSADLNYFETIDEQLKDASPKDLDQIKLELVNQGVLKDKKTNKNPAKKRNNVAKPDQFLSSDQTAIEVGKNNFQNDELSLRRARKDEIWLHVQKIPGSHVIIHSSQPSEQTLVEAAELAAYFSKAKHSANVPVDYLPAGKLHKPNGAKPGFVIFEGQQTIYVTPDAELVEKLKV; this is translated from the coding sequence ATGGCTTTTGATGGACTTTTTCTGCACGCGATGACAAAAGAATTGAATAAGGAATTGGCTGGCGGGCGGATTTCCAAGATCGCCTTCCCTTTCCCTTACGAAATTATCTTGACAGTCCGTTCTTTTGGCAAGAACCGAAAGCTGCTGCTTTCGGCACATCCCGTCATGGCACGTGCTCAAATTACGCAGGTTGATTTTGAAAACCCGATTATTGCACCGAATTTCGTCATGGTCTTAAGGCGTTACTTGCAAGGCGGCAAAATTATTCAATTCAAGCAGGTAGAAAACGACCGTATCTTGGAGATTTTAGTTGCAAACGCTAATGAAATCGGCGACGCTGTTTCTTATCGGATTGTGCTGGAAATCATGGGCAGGCATTCGAACATTTTCCTGTTGGATGCCGAGAATAAAATTGTCGAATTAATCAAGCATGTACCGGCTTTTGAAAACCGCGTCCGTGTCTTAATGCCCGGCGCTCAATATGAGCGGCCGCCCAAGCAGGATCTGATCGATCCTTTTAAATCAAGCGAGTTTACTTCCAGCGATCCCAAAGTTCTTTTCCAGCATTACCAAGGCATGTCGGCTTTGTCAGCACAAGAAGCGGCGCAGGCAGCCTATCTGCCCGACTGGTTCAAAAAATTTGATCAAGCTGAGCCAACGATGACAAAAAATGGCAGTAAAAGCGAATTTACCGTTTTCCCATACCAGACACTGACCGGGGAGAAGAAACAGTTTTCACTCCTGTCAGATCTCTTGGATAATTTTTATGCTGAATCAGCCAACGAATCCCGCGTGCATGCATTATCGTCTCAAATTGACCAGGTTGTTAAAAACGAACTGCATAAAAACCGCCGTAAGCTCACAAGGCTGAATGGTGATCTGATGAAAACAGATCAAGCCGAAGATGACCGGATTAATGGCGAACTTTTAACCGCCTTCCAACAGCAGGTCACACATGGTGCAAAAACCGTCACGCTGAAAAACTATTATGACGGCCAAGACAGAAAAATCCAGCTGGATCCAAAAATTTCTGCTAATGCCAATGCCCAAAAATACTTTACTAAATATCAAAAACTGAAAAAATCAGTTAAACATCTCAATGAGCAAATCGCTCTAACTTCGGCCGACCTGAATTATTTTGAAACGATTGACGAACAGCTCAAAGACGCCTCTCCCAAAGATCTTGACCAGATTAAACTTGAATTAGTCAACCAAGGCGTTCTCAAAGACAAAAAAACAAACAAGAATCCAGCCAAGAAAAGAAACAATGTCGCCAAACCGGATCAGTTCCTTTCCAGTGACCAAACAGCAATCGAAGTTGGTAAAAACAATTTCCAAAATGACGAACTTAGTCTAAGACGTGCAAGAAAAGACGAAATCTGGCTTCATGTTCAAAAAATACCCGGTTCTCATGTGATTATTCATTCTAGCCAGCCGAGTGAGCAAACTCTAGTCGAGGCCGCTGAATTGGCCGCCTATTTCAGCAAAGCCAAGCACTCCGCCAATGTGCCAGTCGATTATCTGCCAGCTGGAAAATTGCATAAACCCAATGGTGCAAAACCAGGATTTGTGATTTTTGAAGGCCAGCAAACGATTTATGTTACACCAGACGCAGAATTAGTAGAAAAATTAAAAGTTTAA
- a CDS encoding MarR family winged helix-turn-helix transcriptional regulator, translating to MKTALESLRNADALYTEKLVKLMKSFGLTIAEHRLLLLIESGLDTQEKISQATSLDTSTLSRQLKSAVNKDLLDKIATGRDKRQLIYSVTERGLDDVKKIAAELARLDAAAFENWNQNDRSLLEQLLEKLENSF from the coding sequence ATGAAGACAGCTTTGGAAAGTTTAAGAAATGCGGATGCGCTATATACAGAAAAACTCGTCAAATTGATGAAATCTTTTGGCTTGACAATTGCAGAACACCGTCTGCTATTGCTGATTGAGTCTGGGCTGGATACGCAGGAAAAAATTTCGCAGGCAACCAGCCTTGATACCTCAACTTTGAGCCGACAGCTTAAATCGGCCGTCAATAAAGACCTTTTAGATAAAATTGCGACCGGGCGGGACAAGCGCCAGTTGATTTACTCCGTTACTGAACGGGGCTTGGATGATGTGAAGAAAATTGCCGCTGAATTGGCACGTCTGGATGCCGCGGCTTTTGAGAATTGGAATCAAAACGACCGCTCGCTGCTCGAGCAGCTTTTAGAGAAACTTGAAAATTCTTTTTGA
- a CDS encoding DUF1361 domain-containing protein encodes MLNELKNKRNYRLTFGLIFTYLVLGVVAFFFADYIPLVRAYLWNIFLALLPLVFALIIDFLHDHKAPIFITLIIGLAWLFVFPNSPYMITDLAHLNLYRVSYGLNISTFHSAWFGVLFATFSIITGVLMGMLSLYIVDEIIRKRFNTPLAWLFSVIVSGLAGFGIFLGRFPRFNSWDILRRPRFLLSNILRQLNEHTLGFVILFATMTLALYWLFYLIFNDGRKTDKI; translated from the coding sequence ATGTTAAATGAGTTGAAAAACAAACGTAATTACCGCCTCACCTTTGGCCTGATTTTTACCTATCTGGTGCTTGGCGTTGTTGCCTTCTTTTTTGCGGATTATATTCCGCTTGTGCGTGCATATCTATGGAATATTTTCCTCGCTTTGCTGCCACTGGTTTTCGCACTGATCATTGATTTTCTCCATGACCACAAAGCACCTATTTTTATCACCTTGATTATCGGGCTGGCCTGGCTGTTCGTTTTTCCAAATTCGCCCTATATGATCACAGATCTGGCTCATTTAAATCTCTACCGCGTCTCTTATGGCTTGAATATCTCCACTTTTCATTCGGCCTGGTTTGGTGTTTTATTTGCCACTTTTTCAATTATTACAGGTGTACTGATGGGGATGCTGTCTCTTTATATTGTCGATGAAATTATCAGAAAACGGTTTAATACACCGTTGGCCTGGCTGTTTTCAGTGATTGTCAGCGGATTAGCTGGTTTTGGCATCTTTTTAGGCCGTTTCCCAAGATTTAATTCTTGGGATATTCTCAGAAGGCCGCGCTTTTTATTGTCAAATATTCTTCGGCAGCTAAACGAGCATACTTTAGGTTTTGTCATCTTGTTTGCCACAATGACATTAGCTTTATACTGGCTGTTTTACTTAATTTTCAATGATGGGCGCAAAACAGATAAAATTTAA